A region from the Helicoverpa armigera isolate CAAS_96S chromosome 6, ASM3070526v1, whole genome shotgun sequence genome encodes:
- the LOC110371902 gene encoding adenosylhomocysteinase: protein MKPPYKIADEKLAELGRKEIMLAEKEMPGLMACRRKYAPGKILKGARIAGSLHMTVQTAVLIETLIELGAEVQWSSSNIYSTQDEAAAALVAVGIPIYAWKGETEEEYMWCIEQTLIFQDGKPLNMILDDGGDLTNLVHKKFPQLLDNIKGISEETTTGVHNLYKMFREGLLKVPAINVNDSVTKSKFDNLYGCRESLLDGIKRATDIMVAGKVCVVAGYGDVGKGCAQAFKGFGGRVIVTEIDPINALQAAMEGFQVTTMEEASEVGQIFVTTTGNLDIITKEHFLRMKDDAIVCNIGHFDCEVDVAWLENNAKKVNIKAQVDRYELDNGNHIIVLAAGRLVNLGCATGHSSFVMSNSFTNQVLAQIELWTRHNVYPVGVHTLPKKLDEEVAALHLDHLGVKLTKLTPKQAKYIGVPVEGPYKPDHYRY from the exons ATGAAGCCGCCGTACAAAATTG CCGATGAGAAGTTGGCAGAGCTCGGTCGCAAGGAGATCATGCTGGCAGAGAAGGAGATGCCCGGACTGATGGCATGCCGTCGCAAGTATGCCCCAGGCAAAATCCTTAAAGGAGCAAGAATTGCGGGCAGTCTTCACATGACCGTGCAGACGGCAGTGCTTATTGAGACCCTCATAGAGCTGGGAGCTGAA GTTCAATGGTCGAGCAGTAACATCTACAGTACTCAAGATGAGGCCGCTGCGGCTCTGGTTGCTGTTGGAATACCCATCTACGCATGGAAAGGAGAAACCGAAGAGGAATATATGTGGTGCATTGAGCAGACATTAATTTTCCAAGACGGAAAG CCCTTGaacatgattttggatgatggCGGTGATTTAACAAACTTGGTTCATAAGAAGTTCCCGCAATTGTTGGACAATATTAAAGGTATTTCTGAAGAAACAACAACCGGCGTTCACAATTTGTATAAGATGTTCCGTGAAGGTCTTCTGAAGGTTCCAGCTATCAACGTAAATGATTCAGTAACTAAAAGCAAATTCGATAATTTGTATGGATGCAGAGAATCCTTACTCGATGGAATAAAAAGGGCGACGGATATCATGGTCGCTGGAAAGGTCTGTGTGGTCGCCGGCTACGGAGATGTAGGCAAAGGCTGCGCTCAAGCTTTTAAGGGATTCGGTGGTAGAGTCATTGTCACAGAAATCGATCCCATCAATGCTTTACAGGCAGCTATGGAGGGATTCCAAGTAACAACTATGGAGGAAGCTTCTGAAGTCGGACAGATATTTGTAACCACCACTGGAAACCTTGACATCATTACCAAAGAACACTTCCTGAGAATGAAAGATGATGCTATTGTTTGTAACATTGGTCACTTCGATTGCGAAGTAGATGTTGCCTGGTTGGAAAACAATGCTAAGAAAGTAAACATTAAAGCGCAAGTTGACCGCTACGAACTTGACAACGGAAATCACATCATTGTTCTGGCAGCCGGACGTCTTGTTAACCTGGGATGTGCCACAGGTCATTCATCGTTCGTGATGTCGAATTCTTTCACAAACCAGGTCTTGGCTCAAATAGAACTTTGGACAAGACATAATGTATACCCTGTCGGAGTTCACACATTACCCAAGAAGTTAGATGAGGAAGTAGCTGCTTTACATTTGGACCACCTTGGTGTTAAACTTACAAAGTTGACACCGAAACAAGCAAAGTATATTGGTGTCCCAGTTGAAGGACCATACAAGCCAGACCATTACAGATATTAA
- the LOC126054103 gene encoding serine/arginine repetitive matrix protein 1-like translates to MDSDTNKNKKNNNEELREWDEDSDSESVSSEGDAGGFKLPRNKKDHRADAFLKRRREDPGSSSGGRGASAKKVARRPVSEGSARASGGGGGAAHRSSSSEEESAIGSDRERRADFEKTVESAIRQVALKRKKASKDGAIEAATASITAAAVSNFGRAPVSELAKLQQEVGRLTAALESLVEENRSLRAELAKMREQGAERGGARQQAQTAPAESQILALVRQEMAAFQARFSVLEGRVLRPPLAASKPPAAQRASYAAAVAAAPPPRRGPPSKPPVAAPNGPTRRAPAQSKPKTARAVQAQRPPVPPSAPAPSSAPVAKRPPKPTPSAAPTSSATESEWQVVGEKKKRRRAAKAAKKKAQKQRRRERAAAAKLRAPKTAAVVVTLQPDAVKRGVSYRDVLAQAKEAVNLQELGIASGLRLRVTATGARMLEVPGAASGPAADALAERLRASISADDARVSRPHKCADLRIMGLDDSVTAEEVVAAVARTGGCSADEVKAGTIRPDFRGTCTITVSCPVTAAKRIVDGRRLLVGWVSAQVKLLDPRPLRCFRCHVGHHVGVRCTSEVDRSALCFRCGQPGHKAVACSAAPHCTACAAAGKPAEHRAGSKSCAPPAKTKSKGKGRPSVAATTTTSAVPTTAAPAAAAASNAAAAVNAVATAAVAAPVSASQEEEDVMEC, encoded by the coding sequence ATGGATTCtgacacaaataaaaacaaaaaaaacaacaacgaaGAACTAAGGGAGTGGGATGAGGACTCGGACTCCGAGTCCGTGTCCAGCGAGGGGGATGCGGGGGGTTTTAAGCTCCCCCGCAACAAGAAGGACCACCGGGCCGACGCCTTCCTCAAGAGGAGGAGGGAAGACCCCGGGTCCTCCTCTGGTGGTCGCGGGGCCTCGGCCAAAAAGGTCGCCAGGAGGCCCGTCAGCGAAGGGTCCGCTAGGGCTTCTGGGGGTGGCGGAGGAGCGGCTCATCGGAGCTCCTCCTCCGAGGAGGAGTCGGCCATCGGCTCCGACCGGGAGCGCAGGGCGGACTTCGAGAAGACGGTGGAGTCCGCCATCAGGCAGGTGGCCTTAAAGAGAAAAAAGGCCAGCAAAGACGGCGCCATTGAGGCCGCCACCGCCTCCATCACCGCCGCAGCGGTGAGCAACTTTGGCCGGGCTCCCGTGAGCGAGCTGGCCAAACTGCAGCAGGAGGTGGGTCGTCTGACGGCCGCCCTGGAGTCTCTTGTGGAGGAGAACAGGAGTCTCCGGGCGGAGCTCGCTAAGATGCGCGAGCAGGGGGCGGAGCGCGGTGGGGCCAGGCAACAGGCGCAGACTGCGCCGGCTGAGAGCCAGATCCTGGCCCTAGTCCGTCAGGAGATGGCGGCCTTCCAGGCTCGCTTCTCAGTCCTGGAGGGCAGGGTCCTGCGCCCCCCCCTCGCGGCGTCGAAGCCCCCAGCGGCCCAAAGGGCCTCCTATGCGGCCGCGGTTGCAGCGGCACCCCCACCCAGAAGGGGACCGCCGAGCAAGCCCCCTGTCGCGGCGCCGAACGGACCGACCAGGAGGGCGCCCGCTCAGTCAAAGCCCAAGACCGCAAGGGCGGTCCAGGCGCAGAGGCCCCCGGTGCCACCGTCAGCACCGGCTCCGTCGTCGGCACCAGTGGCGAAACGCCCTCCAAAGCCGACACCGTCTGCGGCCCCTACCTCTTCTGCCACTGAGTCTGAGTGGCAGGTGGTGGGGGAAAAGAAAAAGAGGCGGAGGGCGGCCAAAGCGGCCAAAAAGAAGGCCCAGAAACAGCGGCGCAGGGAGCGAGCCGCCGCGGCGAAACTCCGCGCCCCCAAAACCGCGGCTGTAGTAGTCACACTACAGCCGGACGCGGTCAAAAGGGGCGTGtcgtaccgcgacgtgctcgcCCAAGCAAAGGAGGCGGTGAACCTGCAGGAGCTGGGTATCGCCTCCGGCCTCCGGCTCAGGGTGACCGCAACGGGCGCCCGTATGCTGGAGGTCCCAGGAGCGGCCAGTGGGCCCGCCGCAGACGCTCTAGCCGAGAGGCTTAGGGCGTCCATAAGTGCGGACGATGCCCGAGTCTCCAGGCCCCACAAGTGTGCAGATCTGCGCATcatgggcctggacgactcagtTACTGCGGAGGAGGTGGTGGCCGCCGTCGCTAGGACGGGTGGGTGCTCTGCCGACGAAGTGAAGGCGGGCACCATACGTCCCGACTTCAGGGGCACGTGCACCATCACGGTGAGCTGCCCCGTGACGGCGGCCAAGCGCATCGTAGACGGCCgaagattgctggttggctgggtgtcggcgcaggtcaagctgcttgacccccgaccgctgaggtgcttccgatgccacgtcgggcatcatgtgggtgttcgttgcacctcggaggtcgaccgcagcgccctctgcttccgctgcggtcagcccggaCACAAGGCCGTGGCTTGTAGCGCCGCGCCGCACTGCACTGCGTGCGCGGCGGCTGGCAAGCCGGCCGAACACCGGGCGGGGAGCAAGTCCTGTGCCCCACCCGCCAAGACCAAGAGTAAGGGCAAGGGCCggccgtccgtcgccgccaccaccaccacctccGCAGTGCCCACAACCGCAGctcctgcggccgccgccgcctccaacgctgccgccgctgtcaaCGCCGTCGCCACTGCTGCTGTCGCGGCGCCCGTGTCTGCGTCTCaagaggaggaagacgtgatggagTGCTAG